One Megalops cyprinoides isolate fMegCyp1 chromosome 4, fMegCyp1.pri, whole genome shotgun sequence genomic window carries:
- the LOC118777075 gene encoding transcriptional activator MN1-like: MFGLEQFGSQINSRNSGPGERNLNQSRLNMSSHYKSPGFHGGGPPGAVEPGMGPLNEPSMLGLNMNMNGEQYGFHPRGHSDMHAGGLQQQQQQPPMHGFFGNQQPHHGHPHGHHPHPHQHHPHFGGTFGGPDPGASCLHGGRLMGYNSSSMGPQQGFAEGFDPLAEGQGGEGFTQQQPQQRSGNMPDFQHHGPPSSSHAVPAPCLPLDQSPNRAASFHGLPSSSSETHGLEPRRMPPQGSVEGLDYSYPSEPPSGHFDVPVFSPSESESQLPQYGAGRQVAGGNFPGNPTMPRAPGMQGIPKGHQQQQPPPQHGVFFERFGNGRKMSVGMEPGVGARHPLMQQQQQQQQQAGLLARQNSCPPALPRPPQSESGSTNPGMQDGGVMMPGPHNQFEYPIHRLENRNLHPYGDPMFSMQQQPPPHPPQQPPNQRLQHFDAPYLNVAKRPRFDFPNSHSGENCGNWNSSLHNPPGVENHLSPSAYPGLPGDFTPPVTDGFPPGPPLQHTGPEPQSIQQRQNAALMIKQMASRNQQQRMRQPNLQQLGHHGDVTQSGMLHGGQVGNMPQPNFERENGGRMANFEAQNPHMNQENTWFPGPHQSGEMLSRRMGNSSVGGEAGPHDMGLQQNGSNMMFRPGVSGMGMQEPMRMPGDGHVQALHSPGMHSQFGNNMGNLAQMQSPGAGVGHPNAPSDRRPADFAAPPMGAQPSFPYGGASRQGAPHNNPSGVNTSPGSYPPQSEFPQGQRSSVSKLGALSLGNFSKTSAKDNVFGQSCLAALSTACQNMIASLGAPNLNVTFNKKSQNEGKRKLSQTEQDINSSAASGTGSTGPEYFQSSASQNSQMPGAGNSNSKPAGQSQTVQGEASALSPNYNMDATPGGEGKAATGSGRGRGRRKRDSGHVSPGIFFSSDSGNPVVSPGPQGPPSNIGERGGGTPHEKPLTSPSWGKGGDLLPGDQPDLMSSLDSGIQSVTKSDSSSPQVDFSDDVGTLYGNEDEVSSSSDNNTSGAGSKPSRSPLVTGSPKLQRVDHGMMNGQKSLGMGIVNHSTSTPDSYGLSSSSGGASGGAHPGTPGMEQVRTPSSTSGQDEIHPLEILQAQIQLQRQQFSISEDQPLAMKNGKKADCPGQNGDNELVSCSPDAGKSSMSTIDLDTLMAEQHATWYVPNDKPLMEGPEDDKAVAPWEKTKGQSNSKEGVELSQSKGGAAAPGAGGNHLQCLSVHCTDELGDSKARGGPVSSWRSLHSDISNRFGTFVAALT, encoded by the coding sequence ATGTTTGGGCTGGAGCAGTTTGGTTCACAGATTAATAGCAGAAACTCTGGCCCAGGAGAGAGAAACTTAAACCAGTCGAGACTGAATATGAGCTCTCATTACAAGAGCCCAGGTTTTCACGGTGGAGGGCCACCAGGAGCAGTGGAGCCAGGAATGGGCCCCCTGAATGAGCCCTCGATGCTGGGGCTCAATATGAACATGAATGGGGAGCAGTATGGCTTCCACCCGCGGGGACACTCAGACATGCATGCAGGGGggcttcagcagcagcagcagcagccccccaTGCATGGGTTTTTCGGCAACCAGCAACCTCATCACGGCCATCCTCACGGacaccaccctcacccccatCAGCACCATCCGCACTTTGGAGGCACTTTTGGGGGCCCGGACCCTGGAGCGTCATGCTTGCACGGAGGCAGGCTGATGGGCTACAACAGTAGCTCCATGGGGCCCCAGCAGGGCTTTGCGGAGGGTTTTGATCCCCTAGCTGAGGGTCAGGGAGGGGAGGGCTTCACgcagcagcagccgcagcagcGGTCTGGTAACATGCCGGACTTTCAGCACCACggcccccccagcagcagccacGCAGTGCCTGCCCCCTGTCTACCGCTGGACCAGTCGCCGAACCGAGCAGCCTCGTTCCACGGCCTCCCCTCGTCCTCCTCTGAAACCCACGGCCTGGAGCCTCGCAGGATGCCCCCGCAAGGCAGCGTGGAGGGGTTAGATTACAGTTACCCCAGCGAACCCCCGTCGGGGCACTTTGACGTGCCTGTGTTCTCGCCCTCCGAGTCGGAGTCCCAGCTTCCCCAGTACGGGGCAGGAAGGCAGGTAGCTGGCGGCAACTTCCCCGGCAATCCTACCATGCCCCGAGCGCCGGGAATGCAGGGCATCCCCAAAGGgcaccagcaacagcagccGCCGCCGCAGCACGGCGTCTTCTTTGAGAGGTTTGGGAACGGGCGGAAGATGTCCGTGGGAATGGAGCCGGGGGTTGGCGCCAGGCACCCTctcatgcagcagcagcagcagcagcagcagcaggcgggCTTGCTGGCCAGACAGAACTCCTGCCCTCCGGCCCTTCCTCGGCCCCCCCAGTCCGAGTCCGGTTCCACCAACCCGGGGATGCAGGACGGAGGCGTCATGATGCCTGGCCCGCACAACCAGTTTGAGTACCCCATCCACAGACTGGAGAACAGGAATCTGCATCCCTATGGGGACCCCATGTTTAGTATGCAACAGCAAcctcccccacaccctccccagCAGCCCCCCAATCAGAGACTGCAACACTTTGATGCTCCCTATTTGAATGTGGCAAAAAGGCCGAGGTTTGATTTCCCCAACAGCCACAGTGGGGAGAACTGTGGCAACTGGAACAGCAGCTTGCACAACCCGCCAGGTGTGGAGAACCACCTCTCCCCCTCCGCCTACCCCGGCCTTCCTGGGGATTTCACCCCTCCTGTCACGGATGGTTTCCCACCTGGCCCCCCGCTGCAGCATACTGGTCCCGAGCCACAGTCGATACAGCAACGCCAAAATGCGGCTCTGATGATCAAGCAAATGGCCTCGCGGAATCAGCAGCAGAGAATGAGACAGCCTAACCTGCAGCAGTTGGGCCACCATGGGGACGTCACTCAAAGCGGCATGCTGCACGGGGGCCAAGTGGGAAATATGCCTCAGCCAAACTTTGAGCGGGAAAATGGGGGACGCATGGCGAACTTTGAGGCTCAGAACCCCCACATGAACCAGGAGAACACCTGGTTTCCGGGGCCTCACCAGTCGGGGGAGATGCTGTCACGCAGAATGGGCAACTCCAGCGTGGGCGGGGAGGCCGGCCCCCATGACATGGGTCTGCAGCAGAACGGCTCAAACATGATGTTCAGGCCAGGCGTCAGCGGGATGGGCATGCAGGAGCCCATGAGAATGCCAGGAGATGGACACGTACAGGCTTTGCACTCCCCTGGCATGCACTCGCAGTTCGGGAACAACATGGGCAATTTGGCACAGATGCAGTCTCCGGGTGCGGGAGTAGGGCATCCGAATGCACCCTCAGACAGGAGGCCGGCAGACTTTGCCGCGCCCCCTATGGGGGCTCAACCCTCTTTCCCTTACGGAGGGGCAAGTCGACAGGGGGCGCCACACAACAACCCCTCAGGGGTGAACACCTCACCGGGCAGCTACCCTCCTCAGTCCGAGTTCCCCCAAGGACAGCGCTCATCAGTCAGTAAGCTGGGGGCCCTCTCCCTGGGGAACTTCAGTAAAACAAGTGCGAAAGACAATGTGTTTGGTCAGAGCTGCTTGGCTGCCCTGTCCACAGCCTGCCAGAATATGATCGCCAGCCTGGGGGCCCCAAACCTCAATGTAACTTTTAACAAGAAGAGCCAAAATGAGGGCAAGAGAAAACTGAGTCAAACTGAGCAGGACATAAATAGCAGCGCTGCGAGTGGGACTGGCAGTACTGGGCCCGAGTATTTCCAGAGCAGTGCTTCTCAGAACAGCCAGATGCCTGGCGCTGGGAATAGTAACAGTAAGCCTGCAGGTCAAAGCCAGACTGTGCAGGGGGAAGCCAGCGCCCTCTCCCCAAACTACAACATGGACGCTACCCCGGGGGGCGAGGGGAAAGCGGCaacagggagcgggagagggagggggaggagaaaaagGGACAGCGGGCATGTGAGCccgggaatttttttttcctctgacagcGGCAACCCTGTTGTGAGTCCGGGCCCGCAGGGGCCCCCTTCGAATattggggagaggggtgggggtacGCCCCATGAGAAGCCCCTGACGTCCCCCTCCTGGGGCAAGGGGGGTGACCTGCTGCCAGGGGATCAGCCCGATCTCATGTCGTCCCTGGACAGCGGGATACAGAGTGTCACCAAGTCCGACAGCAGCTCCCCTCAAGTAGACTTCTCGGACGACGTCGGCACCCTGTACGGCAACGAAGACGAGGTGTCCTCTAGCTCAGACAACAACACCAGCGGGGCCGGCTCCAAGCCCAGCCGCAGTCCACTGGTCACCGGCTCGCCCAAGCTGCAGAGGGTGGACCACGGCATGATGAATGGCCAGAAGTCACTGGGCATGGGCATTGTGAACCACTCTACCTCTACGCCTGACAGCTACGggctgagcagcagcagtggcggCGCCAGCGGAGGGGCCCACCCTGGCACACCTGGGATGGAACAGGTACGCACGCCCTCCAGCACCTCGGGCCAGGATGAGATCCATCCGCTGGAGATCCTGCAGGCCCAGatccagctgcagagacagcagtTCAGCATCTCCGAGGACCAGCCCCTGGCCATGAAGAATGGCAAGAAGGCTGACTGTCCTGGGCAGAACGGAGACAACGAGCTGGTGAGCTGCAGCCCAGACGCAGGGAAGAGCTCCATGAGCACTATTGACCTTGACACTCTTATGGCGGAGCAGCACGCCACGTGGTATGTGCCCAACGACAAGCCCCTGATGGAGGGGCCAGAGGACGACAAGGCCGTGGCACCCTGGGAAAAGACAAAGGGCCAAAGTAACAGCAAAGAAG